The Brachypodium distachyon strain Bd21 chromosome 4, Brachypodium_distachyon_v3.0, whole genome shotgun sequence nucleotide sequence AGAAGTACTGATTTGCATAGCTACTTCTATAATTGTTAGCCAAAACTGTGTTACTTCAGTTCGCAGTATAGTTGAACTACTCAGTTATTGTGCTAGATATGGCTAACCTTATGGTATATGTTTCCAGAAAGCAATGTCGCTCTGGATTCTTGATCCTGCTGGACGTGATGCAACTGTTTTGAGAGAAGCTCTGAGTGCCGACTCTCTTGATTTGAGAGCAGCTACTGATATCATATGTTCCAGGACACCATCACAGCTGCAAATAATGAAACAGACATATTATGCAAAGTTTGGTACATATGTTGAACATGATATTAGTCAGCAAACAACTGGCGATCATCAGAAGGTTTTGTTTCTTATtagagtatttgttttatgtttGCTTAACTTCTTCATCTGATGCATGAAACTTGAAAAACATTTGAATTGCATACTTCGGTGTAGCATTTTTCTGGAGAGTAAAATGCGTTGGAGGTCCTATAAGTATCACTGGTATGCCAAATTAGTCCTAATAATATAAAAGTGCATATTAGGTCCAGAAAGTATATAAATGAGTCACCTGAGGTCCCAAATCAACCAGCTCATCTTTGACCTGCATATGTGGACCTCCACCACGTTGAAGGAGTGCAGCCAcctcatcttctccaactcctgCGAGATATTGGTCGCCAGATTTTGCTGCGTGTTCTTCGGTATATTGCAGTTACTAGTGAAATGCTAGCTTGGTGCCATTTTGTACTTCCATTTTGTATGTTGATACCAAGCTGACTGCTGCATCGGTTTTCCTTACAATTTGTTAATCAGTAAACATGTAGTATATATGTCCAAATTTGAGTTATACGTTCTGTGCTAATGAATGAGATAATGTATATTTCAGATCTTACTAGCCTACATAGGGATTCCACGATATGAAGGACCTGAGGTTGATCCCACTATAGTGACACATGATGCGAAGGACCTGTACAAAGCTGGTGAGAAAAAGCTGGGAACAGATGAGAAAACCTTCATCCGGATCTTCACTGAACGCAGTTGGGCACACATGGCAGCTGTTGCTTCTGCTTACCATCACATGTATGATCGGTCATTAGAGAAGGTAACACTATTGTCTATTTGTCTGTTTCCCTCTCCCATATACATTTTGGTGCTCTCTTGGAGTGTAATCACAAGTTTTCCTTACTGATGATAGGTTGTGAAGAGTGAAACATCTGGAAATTTTGAAGTTGCTCTGCTAACCATCCTCAGGTGTGCTGAGAATCCAGCGAAGTATTTTGCTAAGGTATCTCATTCGTGCTGTTCTCAGAAAAGAATATGTAAACATCATGATCTGATAGCAAGAAGCAAGTCGTATTTTGTGTTCAATAGAAGTACAACAGAACCTTTTTTGTGTCACAAGATTAATTTTAGAAATCCGgacaatcaatatcagctgtTCCATCATGTACTGAGCATAAATCCTGCAGGATCCTTCTGGGCGCTGGAGTTATCTTTATTTACTTTTTCATGCTACCTATTTTCAGTGAATATTTTAGTCATAATCCCAACATGACATCTTCTGCAAGGACTTTCGAGTAGGCACATGACTAGCTTGCTTTGGTATGTGTTAAGATTAATTTTAGCATGTGATCAATTAGTTTAATCACGTGTTAATTAGCATAATGACGGTTGATTAGCAACCGACGCCTATTCCCTTTAACCCACGATTTTCCCCTGCCTTCTCCCGTACGGGCGCGTGTGCCCAAAACTAAGGACGCCcgtgcatgcacatgcaccTCTTACAAATGTATGTATTCAGCACCAATCAATGAAACGGACACGATTTCATTCTCAATCTCATTTACTCTCGACACGTTATCACACACGTAGTCTCTAACAACACAGAGCAATaacagagaagaagaaagggaaaaacgtGCGTTAAAGGTAGGCGTCGGTTGCTAATCAACCGTCATTAGTGCTAATTAACACGTGATTAAACTAATTGATCACATGCTAAAACTAATCTTAACATTATGTTTGGTGCCTAACTTCCTTTATACCCCGTAACTGCACTAGGCGCTAACTTCCTATTTACTCCTACAAAGATTTCAACTGGTGGCGGCAGCCCGTCACCTTCAGGCCTCGACGCCTGTTAGATCTGACATAAACAGTTGAGATATGAGCAGATATAAATGCCTTTATATGACTTTAATTCTTTTTAATCCGTGTGAAATCAATAGCAATTCACGTCTGTTGTGCTAGCATCATTGATATGGAAATGTTGCTACTGGGCTATGCCTTCATCATTGTGATTATCTGCATATGCAGTGGTCCGAGACTCAAATTAACTGATAACACTATCAGTCGAATCATCTTTATTAAATCTCTTAGCAGGGCACCATCTCCTGCATTGTTAATCTTGACAGTTCTTTTGTGAACAATGTTAAATCAGGTGTTAAGAAAGTCCATGAAAGGTCTAGGTACTGATGACAAGACACTTATAAGGGTTGTCGTAACGAGGACTGAGATTGATATGCAATATATCAAGGCAGAATACTACAAGAAATACAAAAAGCCATTAGGTGATGCTATCCATTCCGAAACATCAGGAGGTTATCGGACATTCCTGCTATCTCTTGTTGGTGGCCATTAGGTATGTTATCTAGTGTTACTATTTTTACTGCTCTCAGTTAGAGAGTAGCACGGTGGTGCTCATATTGACCTTTCATGCGCCCTTCTCACATTGTAGGCCGTGTTTGTTCGACCATGCACA carries:
- the LOC100825553 gene encoding annexin D5 isoform X1, producing the protein MASLTVPPGPPNPRQDAIELHKAFKGFGCDSTAVTNILGHRDSMQRGYIQHEYKTMYSEELSRRISSELSGNHKKAMSLWILDPAGRDATVLREALSADSLDLRAATDIICSRTPSQLQIMKQTYYAKFGTYVEHDISQQTTGDHQKILLAYIGIPRYEGPEVDPTIVTHDAKDLYKAGEKKLGTDEKTFIRIFTERSWAHMAAVASAYHHMYDRSLEKVVKSETSGNFEVALLTILRCAENPAKYFAKVLRKSMKGLGTDDKTLIRVVVTRTEIDMQYIKAEYYKKYKKPLGDAIHSETSGGYRTFLLSLVGGH
- the LOC100825553 gene encoding annexin D5 isoform X2 — translated: MQRGYIQHEYKTMYSEELSRRISSELSGNHKKAMSLWILDPAGRDATVLREALSADSLDLRAATDIICSRTPSQLQIMKQTYYAKFGTYVEHDISQQTTGDHQKILLAYIGIPRYEGPEVDPTIVTHDAKDLYKAGEKKLGTDEKTFIRIFTERSWAHMAAVASAYHHMYDRSLEKVVKSETSGNFEVALLTILRCAENPAKYFAKVLRKSMKGLGTDDKTLIRVVVTRTEIDMQYIKAEYYKKYKKPLGDAIHSETSGGYRTFLLSLVGGH